A single window of Hymenobacter sp. APR13 DNA harbors:
- a CDS encoding aldo/keto reductase: protein MSNLKRVPLGSQGLEVSVEGLGCMGMTSGVGGMSVYGEADEQESLATLHRALELGVNLLDTADLYGPLLNEQLIGRAIAGRRPDVILATKFGFEVDDSGTFTGQLNGHPAYARKCLERSLRNLGTDYVDLYYLHRQDPQVPIEDSIGEMSRLVEEGKVRYLGVSETPAAVLRRAHAVHPITALQTEYSLFDRGVEETGALQTARELGIGFVAYSPLGRGFLSGDIKSPDDFEANDSRRIFPRFQGENFYKNLELVQKLETLAAAKGVTSTQLALAWVLAQGVVAIPGTKRRKYLEQNVAAAYLTLSPQELAELEAIMPVGGAVGAAYPAGF, encoded by the coding sequence ATGAGCAACCTCAAACGAGTACCCCTGGGCAGCCAGGGTCTGGAAGTATCGGTAGAAGGCCTGGGCTGCATGGGCATGACCAGCGGCGTGGGCGGCATGAGCGTGTACGGCGAGGCCGACGAGCAGGAAAGCCTGGCCACCCTGCACCGCGCCCTGGAGCTGGGCGTAAACCTGCTGGATACGGCCGACCTCTACGGCCCGCTCCTGAACGAGCAGCTGATAGGCCGCGCCATTGCCGGCCGCCGCCCCGACGTTATTCTGGCCACCAAATTCGGCTTCGAAGTAGACGACAGCGGCACCTTCACCGGCCAGCTCAACGGCCACCCCGCCTACGCCCGCAAGTGCCTGGAACGCTCCCTGCGCAACCTTGGCACCGACTACGTGGACCTCTACTACCTGCACCGCCAGGACCCGCAGGTGCCCATCGAGGACAGCATCGGGGAGATGAGCCGCCTTGTGGAGGAAGGCAAGGTGCGCTACCTGGGCGTGTCGGAAACGCCGGCCGCGGTGCTGCGCCGGGCCCACGCCGTGCACCCCATCACGGCTCTGCAAACCGAATACTCGCTGTTTGATAGGGGCGTGGAGGAAACCGGCGCCTTACAGACGGCGCGGGAGCTGGGCATCGGGTTTGTGGCCTACTCGCCGCTGGGCCGGGGCTTTCTCTCGGGCGACATCAAGAGCCCCGACGATTTCGAGGCCAACGACTCGCGCCGGATTTTCCCGCGCTTCCAGGGCGAGAACTTCTACAAGAATCTGGAGCTGGTGCAGAAGCTCGAAACCCTGGCCGCGGCCAAAGGCGTAACCTCGACGCAACTGGCACTGGCCTGGGTGCTGGCTCAGGGCGTGGTGGCCATTCCGGGCACCAAGCGGCGCAAGTACCTGGAGCAGAATGTAGCCGCCGCCTACCTCACCCTCAGCCCCCAGGAGCTGGCCGAGCTGGAAGCCATCATGCCAGTCGGCGGCGCAGTAGGTGCAGCATATCCGGCTGGTTTCTAG
- a CDS encoding WD40 repeat domain-containing protein: protein MKASLLALGLMAPLTHAASDPDTGPVTPNLVQSIQTPAALLAVDYSPDGKRLVTGGLGRDIVVWDAETGKQAMVLHGHTDDVVTVKFSPNGRYIASGGVDKALILWDAITGEILRKNTEHTDYVRDVAFSPDSKLVASAGWDGQSIVWETFSGVKVATLTGQKAAAVASTAAYEKNRTNKGRSNNITSVAFSPNGAELLTASGDRTVRGWDTQTWQQKYVLNGHTDEVWDARFSPNGRYVVSGAWDNTARIWDVSTRQAVAVVPAHLSDVWGTTFSPDGQLIATCGGDRKVKVWDMATGILVRDVSGDAHTAEVETLVFSPDGRQLASVSRDGSLKIWRVPSTFDRVSAYADTQLEKWEKKGEFEKTEDYQKRMAQKLKRWEEFKQDARAKMLAAFPQSADWQTFSLASYNPDTEMYQVSSKLFAGPFFIKVAPRDAEQLRNNFGKVVYGTPALELKNDALLLKSVELTVPAGSESKVFTVMR from the coding sequence ATGAAAGCTTCTTTACTCGCGCTGGGCCTGATGGCTCCGCTGACCCACGCCGCCTCCGACCCCGATACCGGCCCCGTGACGCCCAACCTGGTGCAAAGCATTCAGACGCCCGCCGCCCTGCTGGCCGTAGACTACAGCCCCGACGGCAAGCGCCTGGTAACCGGCGGTCTGGGGCGCGATATTGTGGTGTGGGACGCCGAAACCGGCAAGCAGGCCATGGTGCTGCACGGCCACACCGACGACGTGGTGACGGTGAAGTTCAGCCCCAACGGCCGCTACATTGCCTCGGGCGGCGTAGATAAGGCCCTGATTCTGTGGGATGCCATTACGGGCGAAATCCTGCGCAAAAACACCGAACACACCGACTACGTGCGCGACGTGGCCTTCAGCCCCGACAGCAAGCTGGTGGCCAGCGCCGGCTGGGACGGCCAGTCCATCGTGTGGGAAACCTTCAGCGGCGTGAAGGTGGCCACCCTCACCGGCCAGAAAGCCGCCGCCGTGGCTTCCACGGCCGCCTACGAGAAAAACCGCACCAACAAGGGCCGCTCCAACAACATAACGTCGGTAGCCTTCAGCCCCAACGGCGCGGAGCTGCTCACGGCCAGCGGCGACCGGACGGTGCGCGGCTGGGATACCCAGACCTGGCAGCAGAAATACGTGCTCAATGGCCACACCGATGAGGTGTGGGATGCCCGCTTCTCGCCCAATGGCCGCTATGTGGTGAGCGGGGCCTGGGACAACACGGCGCGCATCTGGGACGTGAGCACCCGCCAGGCCGTGGCCGTGGTGCCGGCCCACCTCTCCGACGTGTGGGGCACCACCTTCAGCCCCGACGGCCAGCTGATTGCCACCTGCGGCGGCGACCGGAAAGTGAAAGTCTGGGACATGGCTACCGGTATTCTGGTGCGCGACGTATCGGGTGATGCCCACACGGCCGAGGTAGAAACCCTCGTCTTCAGCCCCGACGGCCGCCAGCTGGCCAGCGTAAGCCGCGACGGGTCCCTGAAAATCTGGCGGGTGCCCTCCACCTTCGACCGGGTGTCGGCCTACGCCGATACGCAGCTGGAAAAGTGGGAGAAGAAGGGCGAGTTTGAGAAAACCGAGGACTACCAGAAGCGCATGGCCCAGAAGCTCAAGCGCTGGGAAGAGTTCAAGCAGGACGCCCGCGCCAAGATGCTGGCCGCCTTCCCCCAGAGCGCCGACTGGCAGACCTTCAGCCTGGCCAGCTACAACCCCGATACGGAGATGTACCAGGTCAGCTCCAAGCTGTTTGCCGGGCCGTTCTTCATCAAAGTGGCCCCGCGCGATGCCGAGCAGCTGCGCAACAACTTCGGCAAAGTGGTGTACGGCACGCCGGCTTTGGAGCTGAAAAACGACGCCCTGCTCCTGAAAAGCGTGGAGCTGACCGTGCCTGCGGGTTCGGAATCCAAGGTATTCACCGTGATGCGCTAA
- a CDS encoding cytochrome-c peroxidase gives MRPVAETALAARPARPLRQQQELGWLLFYEPALSANGKRSCASCHRPQKAYTDHRSTARAFRLAASLERNTPTLLNATDQRRFFHDGRAGSLSEVIESVVTNPREFNTTYAAVARQLSQSREYRRRFRQAFAAPIGEATINQALIAFLSSQQARNSPFDQFQRGQAALPEPALRGLRVFTAAECGRCHPAPAFRDDQLHLVQAGLLLKTLGLRNVAVTPPYGARGQHLTLAAAFTDAFHLQATTHPLREAEVQDLTTFLATLTDTTSLPLRAPQALPALPTLPDRTIGGVY, from the coding sequence ATGCGGCCGGTTGCCGAAACCGCGCTGGCGGCCCGGCCCGCGCGCCCGCTCCGGCAGCAGCAGGAGCTGGGCTGGCTGCTGTTCTACGAGCCGGCGCTGTCGGCCAACGGCAAGCGCAGCTGCGCCTCCTGCCACCGCCCCCAGAAAGCCTACACCGACCACCGGTCCACGGCCCGGGCGTTCCGGCTGGCGGCCAGCCTGGAGCGCAACACGCCCACCCTGCTCAACGCCACCGACCAGCGCCGGTTTTTCCACGATGGCCGGGCCGGCAGCCTGTCGGAGGTGATTGAAAGCGTGGTGACCAACCCGCGCGAGTTCAACACCACCTACGCCGCCGTGGCCCGGCAGCTCAGCCAGAGCCGCGAGTACCGCCGCCGCTTCCGCCAGGCGTTTGCCGCCCCCATCGGCGAGGCCACCATCAACCAGGCCCTGATTGCCTTCCTCAGCAGCCAGCAGGCCCGCAACAGCCCCTTCGACCAGTTCCAGCGGGGCCAGGCCGCCCTGCCCGAGCCGGCCCTGCGCGGCCTGCGCGTGTTCACGGCCGCCGAGTGCGGCCGCTGCCACCCCGCCCCCGCCTTCCGCGACGACCAGCTGCACTTGGTGCAGGCCGGTTTGCTGCTCAAAACGCTCGGTCTGCGCAATGTGGCCGTCACGCCGCCCTACGGGGCCCGGGGCCAGCACCTCACCCTGGCCGCCGCCTTCACCGATGCCTTTCACCTGCAGGCCACAACCCACCCACTCAGAGAGGCTGAGGTGCAGGACCTGACGACTTTTCTGGCCACCCTCACCGATACCACTTCGCTGCCCCTGCGTGCGCCGCAAGCCCTGCCGGCGCTGCCAACCCTCCCCGACCGCACCATTGGCGGTGTGTACTAG
- a CDS encoding helix-turn-helix domain-containing protein, with product MKPATPPFRLLASVSDFARHFGFPPPVHPLLSVVDLAQHRNPPVTGPALRQLYIIALKKGLKGRLQYGHHAYDFSEGVLAFYAPGQVCASDPSVDVSELEGWLLVFHPDLLLKHPLGRKILSYGFFSYQVNEALHLSAREEQLLEGLVHTIRTEHEQPIDTFSQDVLVAQLDVLLSYANRFYHRQFLTRRTAGPDLLSRFEELLHQYFAEEAGRPLPTVQHFADALHVSPAYLSDLLRTLTGQSTQQHIHQALIERAKQLLLSTSLSVNETAYQLGFEYPQYFTRLFKSKTGFTPAAFRLSVQ from the coding sequence ATGAAACCAGCCACCCCACCATTCCGCCTGCTTGCCTCGGTGAGCGACTTTGCCCGGCATTTCGGGTTTCCGCCGCCGGTGCATCCGCTGCTGTCGGTGGTGGATCTGGCCCAACACCGCAACCCGCCCGTCACGGGGCCGGCTTTGCGGCAGCTCTACATCATTGCCCTTAAAAAAGGGCTGAAAGGCCGCCTGCAATACGGGCACCACGCGTACGATTTCAGCGAGGGCGTGCTGGCTTTCTACGCCCCCGGCCAGGTGTGTGCCAGCGACCCGTCGGTGGATGTGTCGGAGCTGGAGGGCTGGCTGCTGGTGTTTCACCCCGATCTGCTGCTCAAGCACCCGTTGGGCCGCAAAATCCTCAGCTACGGCTTTTTCTCCTACCAGGTAAACGAGGCCCTGCACCTCTCGGCCCGTGAGGAACAGCTGCTGGAAGGGTTGGTGCACACCATCCGCACGGAGCACGAGCAGCCCATTGACACCTTCAGCCAAGATGTGCTGGTGGCCCAGCTGGATGTGCTGCTGAGCTACGCCAACCGCTTCTACCACCGGCAGTTCCTCACCCGCCGCACCGCCGGCCCCGACCTGCTTTCCCGCTTCGAGGAGCTGCTGCACCAATACTTTGCCGAGGAAGCCGGCCGCCCCCTGCCCACCGTGCAGCACTTCGCCGACGCCCTGCACGTGTCGCCGGCCTACCTCAGCGACCTGCTGCGCACCCTCACCGGCCAGAGCACCCAGCAGCACATTCACCAGGCCCTCATCGAGCGGGCCAAGCAGCTGCTGCTCAGTACGTCGCTGTCGGTAAACGAAACGGCCTACCAGCTGGGCTTCGAGTATCCGCAGTATTTCACCCGTCTGTTCAAAAGCAAAACCGGCTTCACACCCGCCGCCTTCCGCCTGTCGGTGCAGTAG
- a CDS encoding pyridoxamine 5'-phosphate oxidase family protein has translation MANQTPVTNDLSTLLEKIKDVRIAMLTTQDEDGSLRSRPMFTQKPDGSSALVFLTDKDSAKVYEVKKDSHVNLSYANPDSNVYVSVSGRANAYRNQAEIDQLWSEPMRAWFPKGKDDESIYILKVQIEKGEYWDTPSSLLTQAAAYVKALATGERSTSDDVNEHAKVEVK, from the coding sequence ATGGCTAACCAAACGCCCGTAACCAACGACCTCTCCACCCTGCTCGAAAAAATCAAGGATGTGCGCATTGCCATGCTCACCACCCAGGACGAAGACGGCAGCCTGCGCAGCCGTCCCATGTTCACCCAAAAGCCCGACGGCAGCAGCGCCCTGGTGTTCCTGACCGACAAAGACTCAGCCAAGGTGTACGAGGTAAAGAAAGACAGCCACGTGAACCTGAGCTACGCCAACCCCGACAGCAACGTGTACGTGTCGGTATCGGGCCGCGCCAACGCCTACCGCAACCAGGCCGAAATCGACCAGCTCTGGAGCGAGCCGATGCGCGCCTGGTTCCCCAAAGGCAAGGACGACGAGAGCATCTACATCCTGAAAGTGCAGATTGAGAAAGGCGAGTACTGGGACACCCCCAGCAGCCTCCTCACCCAGGCCGCGGCCTACGTGAAGGCCCTGGCCACCGGCGAGCGGAGCACTTCCGACGACGTAAACGAGCACGCCAAAGTTGAAGTGAAGTAG
- a CDS encoding ACP phosphodiesterase: MNFLAHLLLSGSLATTPDYEDIVVGNFAAEAVRGRAGLLAYPPAVQRGIRLHRFIDSFTDQHPVVRRTTARLRAAGLGKWAGVVSDVGFDHLLARDFARYHPAEPLSQFAQRHYQLLHQRRHELPERLQEMLHYMRQHDWLTGYAHPEGLHRALLGLSRRVPAAEVLATGAAAFLAALPTYEADFQEFWPELRAGVEVEILL, translated from the coding sequence ATGAATTTCCTGGCTCACCTGCTGCTCTCCGGCTCGCTCGCCACCACCCCCGACTACGAGGACATTGTTGTAGGCAACTTCGCGGCTGAAGCCGTGCGGGGCCGCGCCGGCCTGCTGGCCTACCCGCCCGCCGTGCAGCGCGGCATCCGCCTGCACCGCTTCATCGACTCGTTTACCGACCAGCACCCCGTGGTGCGCCGCACCACTGCCCGCCTGCGCGCCGCCGGCCTGGGCAAGTGGGCCGGCGTGGTGTCCGACGTCGGCTTCGACCACCTGCTGGCCCGCGACTTCGCCCGGTATCACCCCGCCGAGCCGCTGTCGCAGTTTGCGCAGCGCCACTACCAGTTGCTGCATCAGCGTCGCCACGAGCTGCCCGAGCGGCTGCAGGAAATGCTGCACTACATGCGTCAGCACGACTGGCTGACCGGCTACGCCCACCCCGAAGGCCTGCACCGCGCCCTGCTGGGCCTGAGCCGCCGCGTGCCCGCCGCCGAAGTGCTGGCCACCGGAGCCGCCGCGTTTCTGGCGGCGCTGCCGACGTATGAGGCCGATTTTCAGGAGTTCTGGCCGGAACTGCGGGCGGGGGTGGAGGTAGAAATACTCCTTTAG
- a CDS encoding WD40 repeat domain-containing protein, producing the protein MLLLSWVLGPEALPTPRREFVMPEGSGSLTGFSRNGRLVGVSGGTSQVAVFQTGTGLLLRTYRGHQQPVVAFAFSPRLDTVVSVDASGQAHAWNPETLTTLARWQAPAGITQVLFSPDGQQALLASRTRRWLWNLRYPTAEPAELEFNGPVVGDITALSFSTDGTRLATGFETGTVLVQDLKTRTHQQMALFRTPVQGLSFGRDSLLAVAGTPEFRSWHPGTSTPPHSQPLEQPAVAIAFDEDAQLVLLGSPTGLTSVWSPPEKQLIFTCQGKGRTRFVQFQPEGSLILAAFTEDRAKTWNLQ; encoded by the coding sequence TTGCTTCTGCTGAGCTGGGTACTAGGGCCCGAAGCCCTGCCTACGCCCCGCCGCGAATTTGTGATGCCCGAGGGCTCCGGCTCGCTCACCGGTTTCAGCCGCAACGGCCGGCTGGTGGGCGTAAGCGGGGGCACCAGCCAGGTAGCAGTGTTCCAGACTGGTACCGGCCTGCTACTGCGCACCTACCGGGGCCACCAGCAGCCGGTGGTGGCCTTCGCCTTCTCGCCCCGTCTCGATACGGTGGTAAGCGTGGATGCCAGTGGCCAGGCCCACGCCTGGAACCCCGAAACCCTCACTACGCTGGCCCGCTGGCAGGCCCCGGCCGGCATCACGCAGGTGCTGTTTTCGCCCGACGGCCAGCAGGCCCTGCTGGCTTCCCGCACCCGCCGCTGGCTCTGGAACCTGCGCTACCCTACCGCCGAGCCCGCGGAGCTGGAGTTCAACGGCCCCGTGGTGGGCGACATCACGGCCCTGAGCTTCAGCACCGACGGCACCCGCCTGGCCACCGGCTTCGAAACGGGCACAGTGCTGGTGCAGGACCTCAAGACGCGCACGCACCAACAAATGGCCCTGTTCCGTACCCCCGTGCAGGGCCTCAGCTTCGGACGCGACAGTTTGCTGGCGGTGGCCGGTACGCCGGAGTTTCGCAGCTGGCACCCCGGCACCAGCACCCCGCCCCACTCCCAGCCGCTGGAGCAGCCCGCCGTAGCCATTGCCTTCGACGAAGACGCCCAGCTAGTGCTGCTGGGCAGCCCCACCGGCCTTACCTCCGTGTGGAGCCCGCCCGAAAAGCAGCTGATCTTCACCTGCCAGGGCAAGGGCCGCACCCGCTTCGTGCAGTTTCAGCCCGAGGGCAGCTTGATCCTGGCCGCCTTCACCGAGGACCGCGCCAAAACCTGGAATCTGCAGTAA